In a single window of the Fibrobacter sp. genome:
- the pdxT gene encoding pyridoxal 5'-phosphate synthase glutaminase subunit PdxT, translating into MGIIKPQIGVLAVQGAFIEHERILKSLGAEVFEIRQLRDLDRHLDGLVLPGGESTVQGKLLHDLGLFEPLRKKIVEGLPVLATCAGAILLAEKIAGENKAHFATFPAIIRRNAYGRQLGSFFTENEVAHVGKVPQTFIRAPFFESVGKGIEVLSRTASSNTADAPEQIVAVRYKNQIALSFHPELNSDTSIHQYFLKLVG; encoded by the coding sequence ATGGGAATTATCAAACCGCAAATTGGCGTACTCGCGGTGCAGGGGGCGTTCATTGAACATGAACGTATCCTCAAATCGCTGGGCGCCGAAGTATTTGAAATCAGGCAGTTACGCGACCTTGACCGCCATTTAGACGGTCTCGTACTCCCCGGTGGAGAAAGTACCGTGCAAGGGAAGCTGCTCCACGATTTGGGGCTTTTCGAGCCTCTTCGAAAAAAGATTGTCGAAGGCCTGCCTGTGCTTGCAACATGTGCCGGCGCAATCCTCCTTGCCGAAAAAATTGCAGGCGAAAACAAGGCGCATTTCGCGACGTTCCCCGCGATTATCCGCCGCAATGCCTACGGTCGGCAACTCGGCAGCTTCTTTACGGAAAACGAAGTCGCGCACGTCGGAAAAGTTCCGCAGACTTTTATTCGCGCGCCCTTCTTTGAATCAGTCGGCAAAGGCATCGAAGTCCTTTCGCGTACGGCAAGTTCAAATACTGCAGATGCTCCCGAGCAAATCGTTGCCGTTCGCTACAAGAACCAGATCGCACTTTCATTTCACCCGGAACTCAATAGCGACACTAGCATCCACCAGTATTTTTTGAAGCTAGTGGGATGA
- the pdxS gene encoding pyridoxal 5'-phosphate synthase lyase subunit PdxS has protein sequence MSDQNRYELNKNLAQMLKGGVIMDVTTPEQAKIAEAAGAAAVMALERIPADIRAAGGVSRMSDPKMIKGIQDAVSIPVMAKCRIGHFAEAQILQAIEIDYIDESEVLSPADDIFHINKREFDVPFVCGAKDLGEALRRIEEGASMIRTKGEPGTGDIVQAVRHMRLMNQEIARISNMREDELFNRAKELQVSYDLVRFVHDHKKLPVVNFAAGGVATPADAALMMQLGAEGVFVGSGIFKSGNPAKRAAAIVQAVTNYTDAKLIAKLSEDLGEAMVGINEQEIALLMAERGK, from the coding sequence ATGTCTGACCAGAACCGTTACGAACTCAACAAGAACCTTGCCCAGATGCTCAAGGGTGGCGTCATTATGGATGTGACTACCCCCGAACAAGCCAAAATTGCCGAAGCCGCAGGTGCCGCCGCCGTGATGGCCCTGGAACGCATTCCTGCCGACATCCGTGCCGCGGGCGGTGTATCGCGCATGAGCGACCCCAAGATGATTAAGGGCATTCAGGACGCCGTCTCTATCCCGGTCATGGCCAAATGCCGTATCGGTCATTTTGCCGAAGCGCAAATTTTGCAGGCCATCGAGATCGACTACATCGACGAAAGCGAAGTGCTCTCTCCTGCCGACGACATTTTCCACATCAATAAGCGAGAATTTGATGTGCCGTTCGTTTGCGGCGCCAAGGATTTGGGCGAAGCGCTGCGCCGTATTGAAGAAGGAGCGTCGATGATCCGTACCAAGGGGGAGCCGGGTACGGGCGACATCGTCCAGGCCGTACGACACATGCGCCTGATGAACCAGGAAATCGCCCGCATTTCGAACATGCGCGAAGATGAACTCTTTAACCGTGCCAAGGAACTCCAGGTGTCGTACGACCTGGTGCGCTTCGTTCACGACCACAAGAAACTCCCCGTGGTGAACTTCGCTGCCGGTGGTGTTGCCACCCCCGCCGATGCCGCCCTCATGATGCAACTCGGTGCCGAAGGCGTTTTCGTAGGCTCCGGAATCTTCAAGTCAGGTAACCCCGCCAAGCGCGCCGCCGCCATTGTACAGGCAGTTACCAATTACACCGATGCAAAGCTTATCGCCAAACTTTCTGAAGACTTGGGCGAAGCCATGGTCGGTATCAACGAACAGGAAATCGCGCTGCTGATGGCCGAAAGGGGAAAATAA
- a CDS encoding PLP-dependent aminotransferase family protein — translation MFTYDMSKAGANSLYHYLYQCIKKDIVSGNVLAEEQLPSKRNLAQNLGVSVVTVENAYAQLLAEGFIYSLPKKGFFVADINAAANEQAHRNRKKSRTRRLRAELSDESEHVNPKYIADFASNGSDIEAFPFTTWAKITREVLCERQNDMLQVSPGMGSLELRRAIARMLREFRNIQVSPEQIVIGAGTDYLYGLLVQLLGFDKCYGVEDPGWSKISKLYSQYGVKVRHVPILNDNFVDSVADFGVDVMHISPAHHFPTGKVMPIGERYRLLSWATESPRRYIVEDDYDSEFRMTGKPIPALQNIDVSEKVIYLNTFSKTMTSAIRLSYMVLPPHLVEKFHQKLSFYSCSVSNLDQYVMAKFIDLGYYETHINRMRNLYRAKRDALLSAIRKSRLSSVVRIYEEDAGLHFILEASIKCSDSDFCRQLRQKGVNIKALSEYYFEAQPSVHKFVINYSSVDKRNVQKAVQAFALLCK, via the coding sequence ATGTTCACTTACGATATGTCCAAGGCGGGAGCAAATAGCCTCTACCATTACCTTTATCAATGCATCAAAAAAGATATCGTAAGCGGAAACGTCCTTGCCGAAGAACAGCTCCCTTCCAAACGTAACCTCGCGCAGAATCTTGGCGTTAGCGTCGTGACGGTTGAAAATGCTTACGCACAGCTCCTCGCCGAAGGTTTCATCTACTCGCTCCCTAAAAAGGGCTTCTTTGTTGCGGACATTAATGCCGCAGCTAATGAACAAGCCCATCGGAATCGCAAGAAATCTCGCACACGCAGGCTCCGCGCAGAACTCTCCGACGAATCAGAACATGTCAACCCGAAATATATCGCCGACTTTGCAAGTAACGGTTCCGATATCGAGGCGTTCCCCTTTACCACTTGGGCAAAAATCACTCGCGAGGTCCTTTGCGAAAGGCAAAATGATATGCTGCAAGTTTCTCCGGGAATGGGCTCGCTAGAACTTCGCCGAGCCATTGCCCGCATGCTCCGCGAATTCAGAAATATCCAGGTATCGCCCGAACAGATTGTCATTGGCGCCGGAACTGATTACCTTTATGGTTTGCTAGTACAATTGCTCGGATTTGACAAGTGCTATGGCGTAGAAGACCCTGGTTGGAGCAAAATATCGAAGCTCTATAGCCAATACGGCGTCAAAGTTCGTCACGTCCCTATTCTGAACGATAACTTTGTGGACTCGGTCGCAGATTTCGGCGTTGACGTGATGCATATTTCCCCTGCCCATCATTTTCCGACAGGAAAGGTGATGCCCATTGGCGAGCGTTACCGCTTGCTCAGCTGGGCTACTGAATCGCCGAGACGCTACATTGTAGAAGATGATTATGACAGCGAATTTCGCATGACAGGAAAGCCTATTCCTGCGTTGCAAAACATCGATGTTTCTGAGAAGGTGATTTACCTGAATACATTCTCCAAAACGATGACATCTGCGATTAGGCTTAGTTATATGGTGCTCCCGCCGCATCTTGTCGAAAAATTTCATCAGAAACTTTCGTTCTACTCTTGTTCCGTATCGAATCTGGACCAGTACGTCATGGCTAAATTCATCGACTTGGGCTATTACGAGACTCACATCAACCGCATGCGTAACCTTTACCGCGCCAAGCGCGACGCGCTGCTGTCGGCAATAAGAAAAAGCAGGCTTTCAAGCGTTGTTCGCATTTATGAAGAAGATGCCGGTCTGCACTTTATTTTGGAAGCGTCAATAAAATGTTCTGATTCCGATTTTTGCAGGCAGCTGCGCCAAAAAGGCGTTAACATCAAGGCCCTTTCGGAATACTATTTCGAAGCGCAGCCCTCTGTGCACAAGTTCGTCATTAACTATTCCTCGGTGGATAAGAGGAATGTGCAAAAGGCGGTGCAGGCTTTCGCATTGCTCTGTAAGTAA